AAGGCGACATGATGCGCATCATCCTCGCCGACGAGATCTCGCCGGACAGCTGCCGCCTGTGGGACATCGAGACCAACGAGAAGCTCGACAAGGACCGGTTCCGCCAGGATCTCGGCGGCCTGCTCGAAGCCTATCAGGAAGTGGCCAAGCGCCTCGGCATCATCAATGAAAACGAGCCGCTGCGCGGCACCGGTCCGGTGCTAGTCAAGTAAGCTGCTGGTATAAAGTAATCTACGGAGATTGAGAGTGATCAAGGCACGCGTGACCGTAACCCTCAAGAACGGCGTCCTCGACCCGCAGGGCAAGGCGATCGAAGGCGCACTCGGCGCACTCGGTTTCGACGGTGTCGGCCATGTCCGCCAGGGCAAGGTCTTCGACCTCGAGCTTGAAGGTGCAGACAAGGCCAAGGCGGAAGCCGACCTCAAGGCCATGTGCGAGAAACTCCTCGCAAACACGGTCATCGAGAACTATACTATCGCCATCGCCTAAAGGTTGAAGGACGACGGGGATGGCGGAGATCACGCAGGAATTAATGTATGAGCTGATGAAGCGAGTGCATTCCGATATTTCTTCCCTCAAGGAGGGACAGAACGAGATCAAGGCCGAATTGAATGCAGTGCGCGGGACAATGATCTCGATGCATCAGGACATTCACAATATCTATGGCGTTCTCGCCCGTCACGAGAACCGCCTCGACCGTATCGAAAACCGACTGGAGCTTCGAGAGCTTCAGGAAGCACAAGCAAGGTTTGAGCCACACCCATGAAATCTGCCGTCCTGCAACTCCCCGGCCTCAATCGCGACCGCGACATGATTGCGGCGCTCACCAAGATTTCCGGCAATGCGCCCGTGACCATCTGGCAGACGGAAACCGAGCTTCCGGATGTCGATCTCATCGTTATCCCGGGCGGTTTCTCCTATGGCGATTACCTGCGTTGCGGCGCAATCGCTGCCCGCATGCCGGTCATGCAGGCGGTAAAGGCTGCGGCCGAACGGGGCGTCAAGGTTCTCGGCGTCTGCAACGGTTTCCAGATCCTGCTCGAAGCGGGCCTTCTGCCGGGCGCCCTGATGCGCAACGCCTCGCTGAAGTTCGTCTGCCGGGAAATCAAGCTCGAGGTCGTCAACGCCGACACCGACTTTACCCGCGCCTATGCCAAGGGTCAGGTCATCCGCAGCCCCGTCGCCCATCACGACGGCAACTTCTTCGCAGACGCTGAAACCCTGAAGGCTATCGAAGGCAACGGGCAGGTCGTATTCCGTTATGCGGAAGGCACCAATCCGAACGGTTCGATCAACGATATCGCCGGCGTTATGAACGAGAAGGGCAACGTTCTCGGAATGATGCCGCATCCGGAAAACCTGATCGAAGCAGCCCATGGCGGAAACGACGGACGCGGTATCTTCGCCTCCGCCCTCGACGTAATCGCTGCTTAACCAGTCGGATGATAGAGAGCGGGCGCCCGATGAACGAAAAGCGATTCAGCATGCGTCCCGCCCTCCTTCTTGCCGCCCTTCCCCTGATTGCCCTCGCCTCCTGCCAGTCGAAGCCGCAGCAGACAGCGTCCCATGGACCGTCCGCGCTCGACATCATGGAAAAGGTGGCGGTCGGCGCCAATCGCTGCTGGATCAAGTCTGGCGACCCGGCCTTCAAGGCTTACGCCATGGCGCCGGAACTTAATTCCTTCTCCGGCAAGCCGCGCATCCTTCTCGTCCGCAAGGGCTCCGCGGACATCCGCCCGCTTCTCGTCGTACAGGCGGAAGGCAGGCCGGCGCGCCTCGACGCTTTCGGCCCGATGATGGGTGAGTCCGTTTCCTCCCGTATCACCACCGACGTCAACCGTTGGGCTCGTGGCGGCAAGGATTGCTGATCTGCAACCACACGCAGACATTTTAATGCGCGGTTAAGAAATCCACTTCGGCACAGGCTTCAACCTGTGCTAGCGTCACGCATTCGCTGCGAGATGACACGGATTCCCGGCATGAGTGTTTGCAGATTTTCCGAATGCCTGCGCTTACCGCTCCTTCTGGCGGCAATCATGCCATTGTTTACAAACGCATCTTTGGCAGCGGACTGGTCGGTGAAGGAAATCCGGCTGGGTGCTACCGTCTCGGCCCAGGCAAAAAGCACTTTCGAATCGGGCTTCTTTCCGACTGTCGTGCTTTATTTCGACCCGCTCGATTCGGCCAATGCGGCCACCTGGCGGGAAAAACTGCTCCGCCCGCAACTTCATGCCGGGCTTTCGGTGAGCAGCGCCGGTAATGCAAGTCAGGTCTATGCGGGCTTTAACTGGAAGGTCGATGTTACCGACCGTCTGTTCATCGATCTCGGTTTCGGCGGCACGGTACATAATGGTGATCTCGATGACGACGGCACCAAAGGCCCCAAACTGGGCTGCAGCGTGCTGTTCCACGAATATGCCGCGGCCGGTTTCCGCGTGACCGACAAGGTGGATATCCTTGCGACTATCGATCATTCATCGAATGCCGACCTCTGCGACGTCAATGACGGCATCAGCCATGCAGGCCTGATGCTCGCCTACAAGTTCTAGGTACGAAATCTTTCGCAAGCACGATCAGGTGGCCCGGCAAGATTCCACATCCAAATCCGGTTCACGGGCGGAGCAGCATCCAGGACTTGCGCGCCTCACGATCGGCATCGATCCTCGTCACCCCGATGTCCCTCAACTGATCGTCACTCAGTTCAAGCAGCGCAAGCCGACCGCTACGCTTCATCCGCCAATGAGAAACGGACTGCAACAGCCTTAGCCAAAAGCCCTTCGGCGGCGGAGCAGGAGCAAGCATGTCGCCACTGGAGCGAAACAGGGCCTCGCGAGCATAGCCGTCAGGCCACATTGTATCAATTGCATCAATATACCGCACTGAATCGGTCATTTCCTCACCCAATGTATTATTTTTCGATGCAAATTGAGTAACATTGACTCAACGATGGGGACAATATATTGAATTGTCATGATGACAAATTGGCTTCCCGATCTTTCTCAGGGCAAAGGCCCGATCTATGTTCGTCTCGCCGACCAGATCGAGATTTCGATCGCCGGCGGTACGCTTCCGGCCGGAGCCAAGCTTCCGCCCCAGCGCAATCTCGCATTCGATCTCGGCATCACCATCGGCACCGTCAGCCGCGCCTATTCGCTTGTTCATGAACGAGGGCTGGTGACCGGCGAAGTCGGGCGCGGCACGTTCGTCCGCGATACGCGCGACACGCCACCCAATGGAGAAGTCGATCCTGTCGCCTCCGCGCTTGTCGGCACACGGTCGATGACAGCCCCACCGGGAAAAATCCGCTTCGACAGCACGGCCGCCCCGGATGTCGGTCAGGGCGCATATCTCCAGAGTCACATCGAAGGTATCCTGCGCGATCATCCGGTCGATATTGCAAGCTACACCCGCAGCTTCCCGGATCACTGGTTTGCCGCCGGTACCCAATGGCTCGGCAAGGGCGACTGGGCGCCCGATCCGCAGAACATCGTCCCCACCCTCGGCGCCCATGCCGGCATCATGGCGGTCATCAGCGCGGTGACGGCCCCCGGAGACCGCGTGATCTTCGAACATCTCACCTATTCGCAGGTGAGCCGCGGCGCCGGATTGGCCGGCCGCCGCACGGCACTGGTCGAGAGCGACGAAAACGGCATATTGCCGGACGACTTCGACAGGGTCTGCGCCCAGCAGCACCCGAAGGTCGCCTTCGTGATGTCCTCTGCCCAGAACCCCACCCTCGCAGTCATGCCGATCGAGCGGCGCAGGGCGCTGGTCGATATCGCCCGCAAGCACAATGTCTGGCTGATCGAGGACGATCTCTACGGTTCCATGTCGTTGCAGCAGCTTCCGCCGCTCGCGGCACTCGCACCGGACCGGACATTCATGGTCGGCGGCCTGTCGAAATCGGTGGCGGCCGGTGTGCGCGGCGGCTGGGTCGCCTGCCCTCCCCATTTCGCCCAGCGTGTACGCATCGCCCACAAAATGATGACGGGAGGCATTCCCTTCCTGCTGGCAGAACTTTGCGCCCGGCTGGTGCTATCAGGCGATGCAAAGACCATCCGCGCGCTCTGCGCTGAAGAAATCGCTGCGAGAGAGGCACTTGCCCGCCAGTATCTCGACGGCTTCGACTTCCGCTCTAGCCCGTCCATCCCATTCCTCTGGCTTGCGCTTCCCGATCCTTGGCTGTCGGTCACCTTCAAGAACGCAGCACTCGCCGAAGGCGTGCTGATCGACGACGAGGACGAGTTCAAGGCAGGCCGTTCCGAAAAGGTCCTGCACCGGGCGCGGATCGGCTTCTCCTCGCCAAAGGATCGCGACGAGGTTCGCAGCGGTTTTGCTGTCATTCGGAGGCTGCTTGAAAACGGCAGCGCGGGCTACGACAGCATAGCTTGACCTGCCTTACGCCCCGAGGGGCGAACCGGCTGTTGCCAGCCGCATTTTCCTGTCGCACTGTTGGCTCACATGCGCTAAAGAGGCGCCGAAACGCCGATTTTCCGCACCAGGCCAGCGCCAGACAGGCCC
The window above is part of the Rhizobium sp. ACO-34A genome. Proteins encoded here:
- a CDS encoding phosphoribosylformylglycinamidine synthase, producing the protein MIKARVTVTLKNGVLDPQGKAIEGALGALGFDGVGHVRQGKVFDLELEGADKAKAEADLKAMCEKLLANTVIENYTIAIA
- a CDS encoding phosphoribosylformylglycinamidine synthase I; protein product: MKSAVLQLPGLNRDRDMIAALTKISGNAPVTIWQTETELPDVDLIVIPGGFSYGDYLRCGAIAARMPVMQAVKAAAERGVKVLGVCNGFQILLEAGLLPGALMRNASLKFVCREIKLEVVNADTDFTRAYAKGQVIRSPVAHHDGNFFADAETLKAIEGNGQVVFRYAEGTNPNGSINDIAGVMNEKGNVLGMMPHPENLIEAAHGGNDGRGIFASALDVIAA
- a CDS encoding GntR family transcriptional regulator; translation: MTNWLPDLSQGKGPIYVRLADQIEISIAGGTLPAGAKLPPQRNLAFDLGITIGTVSRAYSLVHERGLVTGEVGRGTFVRDTRDTPPNGEVDPVASALVGTRSMTAPPGKIRFDSTAAPDVGQGAYLQSHIEGILRDHPVDIASYTRSFPDHWFAAGTQWLGKGDWAPDPQNIVPTLGAHAGIMAVISAVTAPGDRVIFEHLTYSQVSRGAGLAGRRTALVESDENGILPDDFDRVCAQQHPKVAFVMSSAQNPTLAVMPIERRRALVDIARKHNVWLIEDDLYGSMSLQQLPPLAALAPDRTFMVGGLSKSVAAGVRGGWVACPPHFAQRVRIAHKMMTGGIPFLLAELCARLVLSGDAKTIRALCAEEIAAREALARQYLDGFDFRSSPSIPFLWLALPDPWLSVTFKNAALAEGVLIDDEDEFKAGRSEKVLHRARIGFSSPKDRDEVRSGFAVIRRLLENGSAGYDSIA